In the genome of Lactuca sativa cultivar Salinas chromosome 3, Lsat_Salinas_v11, whole genome shotgun sequence, the window GAGATCTAATCAAGGAATGACAAAGGtttgagcttgatacctcaaagaaGATTGTGATACCACCACAAACTCGGATCTAACTGCTTCTCCCTTGATTCATCCTCTTCTCTCCTCTTCCTCTATTCCACAAATGGACCACAACTTCAGCAAGTGAGAAAAACACACCAAAATAATAAGGGTGGCTAGGGTTTTCTTGTGAGGCTCTTCTGTGGGTGAGGGAGGCTACTGAATGTCcaaaaggtcgtttaaataggatacaaacctggggatttagggtttcattcagactgatggactcgccgagtccaggatatggactcgccgagtcgccaacttaaacgtgctcgaaatcccgtctctactcgacgagtcgagctactgactcgtcgagttcctcttgaaacttgcataaataataatattaaataacataccagaaaCGGGGCGTTACATTGTAATGATATTGCAACTATAATATGGAATGCTCGATATAGATAGTTTTATTATTAGACCTATTACATTTTCATATGAGTTCTGATTTGTAATGGAACAAAGTTATGGAACATTTCTAAATTTTTTAATTGTAATTTAGATTTATTTTTTCGTCATCATGTTTAAATTTTAGCTTTTACATATGTCATTCTATGtagttttatatattttaaaagttttcagCTAATTGTACCGAACAATTTTCTACAAATAAATGCTATAACTTTCATCTTTCAACTACTTTTCTCGAACACACTTTAAATGAGACCATGTTGTCACTATGTATAGGCTTCataaatgaaatataaaatacatataacaaTCACATATGATGTCTAAGGGTGTGTTCAACAAAACTAGTTGACATTGGTAGCATAGTAGCGGAAAATTCTTAGCAGGTACTTTCAAACTAAAAGATGTAGTTTTTATTTGTGTATAAATATTCGGCAAAATTAGTTGAAAACCTTTTGAACATGTTACATGCGTCttctgtaaaatattaaatagaaACATTATTTAGAAAACTGCAATTTAAGTCaatttgaaaaatataaaagatctTTTTGTTAAGCGTTACTTAAAATAACTTTTAAATTTAGAGCTTTTGTTTAAAGCTAAAAACTTGTAGCATCTAATGTCGAATGAAAGTTTTTATAAAAGCTAAAAATTAAAATCTTGTAGATGTTTTGTGTCGAAGACGTCCTGCATCTACACAAAACACTGCCTGTAGACAGGAGTGAACATGTCTATTTTTGCCCAAGACTATCCATATTGCCCTCACGCTGCATTTAAGTTAATGGTCTTGCTTTTTGGATACCGCCTGGCAGTAGGAAAAAATAAGATAATAGTTTTCCACAAAAAAAAGTGTCAAATGGTTTTCTTATAATATGCTTTAAAACAAAAATgtacattttatatatttttcttcTACTAGAATCAATTTGAAGCCACTTATTTTGTCGAGGATAGTTGATTAAAATCAGGAACTCATTTCACTTTCATGGAGCGTGGGTAGACGGATATATAAACCAAATTATAAAGAGTAGTTCATGTAATATCCAATAAAGTGGATACAAACTCGAATTCCTTAACTAATTAATAGTAAGATTTAACAGCTAGCAATAATCTAAAAGAAATCAAACTTGTGCAAAACTATCAGGTGGTTTGGTTTGTActatttaaaagatttaaaaggGATTTGAATTTAAAATCCAATAAAATCCAGCCATTGTTAGATTTTAATAAAGATAAGATTTATACAAGGAAAGATTTATCACTTGCCGTACAAGCAACTACAAATCCAGTACTAATCCGCGACTATAAATAACTAGCTCACATCATATGATGGATTGATCAAATTTAGGTTTGAGAGTTTCTTCTTCTAGAGTACGTACGATACCTTGTGTCTATTGAGAAGTTGGCAATTACTCGTACTATGGCTGCAACTATGTCTTCATACGGGATTATAGTCCCAGCTTCCCGACACTACTTCATCGTCAACGCACAACCTGGTGAGGATGTGGATAAAATAATGGTCCTCAACCCGTCTCCAACTCAAGCACTAATGATTCATGACTCTGGAGACGTCTGCTCTGTGATGTCTGATGGCGGACCTGCTTATACAACTCTTTCAATGGAATTTACAACCAATCACGGATCAGTAGCCACTGCTAGATTCGTGGATGGATCACAAGGGGTCGATGATCAACAGCCTATTAATATTGCCAAGTTTATAGTCCTGCTAGAGTCTCGTCAAGAAGATGATGATCATGATCATGAAGAAGACGATGACGACaactatgatgatgatgatgatgatgatgatgatgatgatgatgatgatcaaacagaagaagaagaagatgaagaggaagaggaagaggaagaggagAACTACAAatcagaagaagaaaaagaagcaagAGAAGAAAGAGAAGGAGGTGAAGGAGATGGAGAGATTTGCGTGATTTGTCAAGAAGAATACAAAGGAGGTGAGTTGATCGGAGCACTGGAATGCAGACATGAGTATCATCCAAAGTGTATCAAGAAATGGTTGCGGAAGAATAGAGTCTGTCCAATTTGCAGGTTCACAGATTTCTCATTATAAGTTTTATGGttaattttcacatttgttattatCTTTTCTGTTTCTATGCGTACATGTTTCAAATACTGGAAAACTAAATATATAGAAGATTATGTTTAGCAAATTAATGTTAATAATTAGAAACCCAAAATCAGCTTACAAGACATTGATAGCTAGCTTATGGTCATAACTTATAAAATAACTTAGCCAACAAAAAAGTGTATCCGTTGATTACTTCACTTATTAAAGTTAAGTTATATTTTGTGATCtttcacttttatttaaaatggtttatCAAGAATGTGTATAAACTTATATATAAAAACGTTATTTCAAGCTTTGAAAATGAAGTATTTCGGTTTAACTTTCTAGTATCCTTATTAGAAACCAGCATTTTATAAACTCTAAAATCAATATCCAAATCAAACATACTCATTTGTTAATTTGGACCGGTTTTTATGCATTTATGTATGTTTTTCATGACTACGTAATTGATTCGTTGCTTATAGGTGAGACAACGATACATTTTTGTTGCTCAACTTAATTTTAATTAAGATTTTAAGAGATGTAAAACGACTTCGAATTTTATATGATAATCAAATTTTAATAGATAAAGATTATAATCATTTTTCATGGTTAGTCAAAATATTAATGTTTAAGAATTAAGGGACTAAAAAAATATGAAGTGatacatttaaaaatattacATTCACtcattatattttatataaaaatgtataaaattgaaaaaaattagATTAAGGAATCCTAATATGAAATCAATGATGGTTATCTAAATTATTTGATATTGCAAATCATATAGAAAACTATGGAACggtttataaaaaatattatttgttttttaaattctATTTGCAACATAttctaattgattttttttacatataaCAACTTACCTTTAATATTGTCATAATGTTCTTTTTGACAATAACAaacataaataacatcaaattccAAATAGTCTGATGAACGTATCATATATGTAAAACCACAAAAATGTTTGGTTGTAATTAAAAAATCACAAAAGGTTGTTTTAATTAGCAGCCCCACCTGTAAGAGAAAATTCCAAAAATGTCCCTATGGTTTTCTATTTTATGTGGTTAAGGTACAAACTTTTGAAAACTTGTAAATTTGGTCATTTTCAACATGTTTTTTTTGTGGTTTTAGTCTCTCGTCCGTTAACTTTAACAGTTTGACACTTAACTTCtttaaaataactattttacccctaaacaaacaacaaggaccatttttatatatcttctttttatttttattaaattattatatatcaataaatgttatttttaatatatatacaaTTTGTATATTAATAAATACtgttttattagattattaatttcctttaattagttatttaaattTCTTTGTTATCAGATATTttaattggattattatatatgaataaatattatttttaatatataatatttatatattaataaatatcattatattagattattaattaattttaattaatttgtttatttgattaattttttttattggattattatatattaataaatattacttttaatttataatatttatatcctAATAAGTAATGCATTATtagaatattattttttttggttaatttttttaattccatttttttggattaattcttttttattggaaTATTACTTTAAATTTGTTATTTTCTttgtataataaatattatttactaTATGATTAATTGGATTTTATTGTATCatattaattctttttaattttatttgttccGCCATAAAGTTGTCAAAATAAGCAAAATTGTCGCCTCTTATCAACGAAAATCATCGGGATCAACGCCAAGCATCTTCATCGGAGGATCAACGTAAACTCTTCTAGTAGCGACCCCTTTAGCGGTGACGAGgacttttagcggcgacaaaaaacaaacacattTTTTTGTCGCCGCAAAAGGTATTCGTCGCGGCTAATGGAGTCGCCATTAAAGCCTTATTTTGGCAATTCGCGCCATTTCGATCACATCCGTCGATTTAAGCGATGATCCAACGACATCTCCACGTTGGTTTCCCTCCCATGTGTCGCTGCCAACGAGTATGCGTCACCGCTAAAAGCCGTCGACAATAAAACCCTCTTCGTTCTCACTTTCTTTCCCGATCTTCTATGTTTTCCCTTTTTCACTCTGCTCCACCTCATCGGAATTTCATAGAAAACTTTGCAATTTCACCACTCTCGGCtccatttttcttattttcttttccttttctctTATCCCTACTAAATTTCTAGCATTTGAGATAGTTGCCAGAAGTTTGAGATCCCTCACCCTTCTCGACGGAATATATCGCTACCACCACTCTTCTTGCCAAAATATTGATTTTGTAGATCTGTATTTTGTGTTTGTAGATAtggatgtgtatttgtatgtatatgtgtattttgaATGTATTTTAAGTAattatatgtgtttttgtatgtgCAAttctatgtatatatgtatttttatgtgtatgtatgtgtatgtattttcGTATGTATATGTGCAGTTTGTATGTATATGTCTATTAGTATGAATAGAAATACATATAAATAGCGGCGACACCTTTAGTGGCGACGAAGAGCATTCTATTTTGAATGTATTTTAAGTAATTATATGTGTTTTTGTACGTGCAAttctatgtatatatgtatttttatgtgtacgtatgtgtattatgtatgtgtatgtattttcGTATGAATATGTGCATTTTGTATCTATATGTCTATTAGTATGAATAGAAATGCATATAAATAGCGGCGACACCTTTAGTGGCGACGAAGAGCATTAGCGGCAGCGTCTTTTTAGCGGCGATGGTAGTGGTATGATCGCCGGTGACACTACAAGAATAACCGGCAATAAAAGCGGCGCCTTTAAAGGCGTCGGGGACTTTTAGCGGCAACAAAAAACAAACGCGTTTTTAGTCGCCGCTAAAAGTATCCGACACCGCTAATAGTGTTGCCACTAAAGGCTTATTTTAGCGATCTGCATCATTTCAATCACATTCATCGATCTAAGCGATGATCCAACGATGTAGAAAACCCCACTTTATTTTCCCTCCCATGTGTCGCTGCCAATGAGTATGTGTCGCCGCTGAAGGTCGTCGACAATAAAACCCTCTTCATTCTCACTTTATTTCCGATCTTCTGTGTTTTTCCTTCTTCTCTCTGCTCAACCTCATCGGAATTTCACAAAAAACTTTGCAATTTCACCCCTGTCTACtccatttttcttattttcttttccttttctctTCTCCCTACTAAATTTCTAGCATTTGAGATGGTTGCCAAAATTTTGAGATCGCTCACCCTTCTCGTCGGAATATACCGCTACCACCACTGTTCTCGCCGAAATATTGATTTTGTAGATGTGTATTTTGTGTTTGTAGATATGGATGTGTAATTGTATGTATTTGTGTATTTTGAATGCATTTTATTTATGTATATGGGTTTTTCTAAGTCCAATTCTATGTATATATGTActtttatgtatatgtatgtgtatgtactTTCATGTATATGTGcattttgtatgtatatgtgtattagtatgaatataaatacatataaatatcgGCGACACCTTTAGTGGTGACGGAGAGCATTAGCGGCGACGTATCTTTAGCGACGATGGTGGTGGTGTTATCGCAGGGGACACTACAAGAATAATCGGTAATAGCAGCGATGCCTTTAGCAGCGACGAGGACTTTTAGCAGTGACAAAAAACAAACGCGTTctttgtcgccgctaaaagtaACCGTCGCCGCTAATGGCATCGCCGCTAAAGGCTTATTTTGGCGACCCACGTCATTTCAATCGTATTCGTCGATTTAAGCGATGATCCAAAGACATAGAAAACCCCACATTGTTTTCCCTCCTATGTGTCGTTGCCAATGAGTATGCACTGCCGCTAAAGGTCGTCGACAATAAAACCCTCTTCGTTCTCACTTTCTTTCCCGATCTTCTGTGTTTTCTCTTCTTCTCTCTTCTCAATCTCATTGGAAGTTCATAGAAAACTTTGCAATTTCACCATTCTCTGCtccatttttcttattttcttttccttCTCTTCTACCTACTAAATTTCTAGCATTTGAGATGGTTGCTGGAATTTTGAGATCCCTCACCCTTCTAGCCGGAAAATACCGCCCCCACCACTGTTCTCGCCGAAATATTTATTTTGTAGATGTGTATTTTGTgtttgtagatatggatatgcaTTTGTATATGCATTTGTATGTATACATGTTTTTTGAATGCattttatgtatgtatatgtgtttttgtacGTGCAATtctatgtatatgtgtatttttatgtatatgtatgtttattatgtatgtgtatgtattttcCTATGTATATGTGCACTTTGTATGTGTATTATGTATGAATTTGTGTATTAGTATGAATAGAAATACATATAAATAGCGGCGGCACCTTTAGTAGCGATGGAAGAGCATTAGCGGCAACAGAAAACAATAGCGGCGACCAGCGGAGTAATAGTGACGAACCAACAGCGGCGACTCTTTAACggcaacatgtcgtcgctaatacctttagcggtcACATGTTGGATCTTTAGCGGCGACGCCCATCGCcactaaaaatcaaattttttgtaGTATGACTACCGTCATCTTTGGTTGGAAATGGTTGTTGGGTTTCTATCCGACCTCCGATGGTGATATTTTGTGGTGATCCCTGACGATTTTTGATGATCAGAACAACACTTTTGCGTATTCTGACGACTTTGTGATGgaactaataaaattaaaaagaattaatagtatacattaaaataaactaataatctaataatccaacaaaattgtatttattatataaaaaaataataaactaatAGAAATAATCGAATAAAAAAGAATTAttctaaaaaaattgaaaaagcttaacaaaagaaactaataatccaataatgtaatatttattaggatataaatattatatattaaaaataatattttttaatatataataatttaataaaaaactaATTACTCCTATAAAAAATTAACTAAATTAATAatgcaaaaaaatatatattaattaatgtataaatattcattaaaaataattttttttcatatataataatccaattaaAAATTCAATAACAAAGAAATTAAAAAAGTCTAATTATAAGAATTAATAATCCTAGAAAgttctatttatttatatataaatattatatattaaaaataacatttattaatatataataattcaagaaAATTAAAAAGAAGATATGTGAAAATGGACCTTCTAGTTCGTTGTAGAAATGGTCATTGAGGGTAAAAACaatcattttaaaaaagttaacaacCTAGTTGTTAAAGTTAACGGAATAGGTACCAAGACCACAACAAAACTTGTTCAAAATgctcaaatccttaacttttcaAAGATTTGGACCATAGCCACATAAAATGAGAAACCatggggaccatttttgcaaattTGTCCTCCTGTAATTATTGCGTTGGTTGCTGCACATAATTCTTCTCCGGTTGAGGTTAATTCAATTATGGTGGGTCTCGATCCTGATACACCTAAAGAAGGTGCGAATGGAAATGGTTCTCTGGGTTTTCAACAACATTATTTGCCTTCTATTGGTGATGGAATTTAGTCGGAATCTTTTAtcacaacctcctggtttcgtaGAGAAAATAATGCTTTGATGGGAGATTATGTTTCTTTTAAAGCTACTTCATGAAACTCTAATGGTTCATCGAATCTTCTTAAAAAACGAGTTTCAACTAATGTTAATCATACAACAGATATGATGAAGCAGTATATTGAAATGGGTGGCCTTCTTGGTTATGATATGGAAGCAAATAGGGAAAGCTTAAGCAAATTCTTTCAAGTACTGGTGTGTGCAAGTTGATAAATGAATTGTCTATCTTTAAATATTTGTAGCACTTGTACTTTTTCTAAAAGAAGTTGGGTGAAGTCTTTATGTGTTCAACATGCGGTCTCATTTTTCAGTCTTCAGGAAATTAGAATGACTCAAGTTGATTTGTTTAAAATACATAGTATGTGGGGGAATAGTAGATTTAATTCTGCTAGTAGTAGTGCGCGGCAGATTGGGTGGCATCCTTTAGATTTGGGATCCGAATGTTTTTGTTAAAAGTATGTTGTTTTCACAAAAATGTGGTCATTATGTAAGGTAGACGGATTCAATTCAATATGGAGTGTTACATGGTCAATGTGTATGCTCCTAAAGATTTAAATAGGAAGCAAGAATTATAGAATTATCTTGGTTCGTTTGTTTTTTTGTCATGGGATAAAGTATGTGTTATTTAGTGATTTTAATGCATTATGGAATGATTTCATGTGTTTGCTGCAGCTTTTAATGACTTTATTGATGATATCGGGGTGGTTGATGTACCGACGACAGAAAAGAGGTTTACTCAGGTTGATTCTATGGCTACTAAACAAAGTAAGTTAGATCACTACTTTGTTTCAGAGGATGTTATTGATACGTTTGACAACTTAGAGCTGGTGGTTTTAGATAAAAAGTGTTAGGATAATTCCCAACACTCCACATTCCCGCTAAACAATGCATCACAATTGAGATTTTCTTGTCACCAAATGTTACTAAAGATTAGCATCAACCAATGATAATGATAAAACTTTTCATATTAAAGGAAAATATGATCAGTTAGATGATAATGATAGAAGTTTTCATCTTAACAAAAAATATGATCTGTTAAATGATAATAATAGGTTCAAAAATGAGTGACCAAAAAGTTATGCCACTTTTCATGATGGTTAGTATATTTAGAAAGTACACAACAAAGTGATCGCGATGATATAAGCATCATATGAAACTTACTCCGATAGGAGGAGTTACGAttttataaacaatgctctgataccaatctgtcatacccccaaaccagaaggcggaaacgtctgggggtggaggacttcatttgtagtatcacaacacatgtatcatagtaatcaaagcacaaacaaccattgtatttaaaagtataatatttacatgtgttcaatcattgtatattgaaaccaaaatagttatacaaaagaagaagataagactcctaatggctccatcttctcaaaaagctcggggagtacctgttattatttccctgataatacaagtaatttgaaaagagagtatcaacaataagttgagtgagtacataagtctttatttTTGAATGGGTctctttgtattttgaatatgaaaacacttctagaaaatcccatattttttgtggtatgtgaaaagtagttttattcccataaaaccgtcctatttgtaaaccaatgtatttgtaaaacttgtatttgagagtgtgcctggcttcaccagctgttattgaaaactatagtataccattgtactttgcattttgtaaactggtactttgaagatgtacttacgtttagttgtttatacactaatgtGTTGTtcatatctttttaatgagttattataaccatacttagaCATGAAAGCCTGAAACAAACGCCTTGtgagcgcttaaactgttgataacaattgccactcattggcatGTATgcctggctgtagctagcagcctgagtgcggggttgtcaatcccgatatagatctacacacaacttgtttcgatccccggactagagattctggttataatgccagggctttactttggttgtctaaaatgaattaaacaacctgaattgaatgtctcataaaaagcatataaacgttacatgtatgttagttatgaaaacccaatcattctgaaataaatgattgacagtatgttcttgacttagtatcctgaacatgtatttgataagtgtaaaccaTTGATTTGCCCAAGACTATCCATATTGCCCTCACGCTGCATTTAAGTTA includes:
- the LOC128133041 gene encoding putative E3 ubiquitin-protein ligase RING1a; protein product: MAATMSSYGIIVPASRHYFIVNAQPGEDVDKIMVLNPSPTQALMIHDSGDVCSVMSDGGPAYTTLSMEFTTNHGSVATARFVDGSQGVDDQQPINIAKFIVLLESRQEDDDHDHEEDDDDNYDDDDDDDDDDDDDDQTEEEEDEEEEEEEEENYKSEEEKEAREEREGGEGDGEICVICQEEYKGGELIGALECRHEYHPKCIKKWLRKNRVCPICRFTDFSL